In one window of Gossypium hirsutum isolate 1008001.06 chromosome A01, Gossypium_hirsutum_v2.1, whole genome shotgun sequence DNA:
- the LOC107918840 gene encoding BTB/POZ domain-containing protein At3g19850: protein MPQFINLQIIINDQHAFFLHENIISAFSGRLKKIIRKQKRKTQIENYVIELNDFPGGPDGFEQVARFCYSYGGVEITVSNVPLLYCCAFFLGMTEKTSTNNLLRQTEKFLEGMFDWSWTDLIMSLRSCEPFFSYADSYGLIQKFIFALLAKIAQNSDMNFITSSSSSSSPETSFGFRFSSTSKASPESASPCTKSGKDWWFDDLTILSPKIIEKIIRNLGAYGNQNNSFTLTRFLLHYLKSRPQGSPTSKSEYGGLADTAVHGVILVGKTKFSCRKLFWVLRLVSGFSLSKDYRAGLERLIGENLDEATVDDLLVSGHNKGVYDVNLVIRLITVFVNSEGVNSEKMKKLGRLIDNYLREISPDQNLNTSKFLAVAESLPHSARDCFDGVYRAIDFYLQLMFHKWLLHSHPTLSFEDRSRLCRCLNYEKLTFEASKELAKNPRIPPNISVQALISQQSKVPQNEIMLYGSNPKGSRVLYHDSIDSSSAENFSEGAEYMKLNLQKMQWRVVELEKACKEMKGQMSKLARHNSAVTPCYNATLPRFC from the exons ATGCCTCAGTTCATCAATCTTCAGATTATCATTAATGATCAACATGCTTTCTTCCTTCATGAA aatattATATCAGCTTTCTCGGGAAGGTTGAAGAAGATCATTaggaaacaaaagagaaaaaccCAGATTGAAAATTATGTTATAGAGCTCAATGATTTCCCTGGAGGACCAGATGGGTTTGAGCAAGTTGCAAGGTTCTGTTATAGCTATGGTGGAGTTGAAATCACCGTTTCCAATGTACCTCTCCTTTATTGCTGTGCTTTTTTTCTTGGTATGACTGAGAAAACATCAACCAACAATCTCTTGAGACAAACAGAAAAGTTCCTTGAAGGGATGTTTGATTGGTCTTGGACTGATTTAATCATGAGCCTAAGGAGTTGTGAGCCATTCTTTTCATATGCAGATTCATATGGTCTAATCCAAAAGTTTATTTTTGCATTGTTAGCAAAGATTGCTCAGAATTCAGATATGAACTTCATAACATCTTCATCGTCATCATCTTCACCTGAGACAAGTTTTGGGTTCAGATTCTCTTCAACATCCAAAGCCTCTCCTGAGTCAGCTAGCCCATGTACTAAATCAGGCAAGGATTGGTGGTTTGATGACTTGACAATACTAAGTCCAAAGATTATAGAAAAAATCATTAGGAACTTGGGTGCTTATGGGAACCAAAACAACAGTTTTACACTCACAAGGTTCCTTCTCCATTACCTCAAAAGCAGACCCCAAGGTTCACCAACCTCAAAATCTGAATATGGTGGTCTGGCTGACACAGCTGTTCATGGGGTTATCCTAGTGGGGAAAACCAAATTTTCTTGCAGGAAACTTTTCTGGGTATTGAGACTTGTATCTGGTTTTAGTCTCAGCAAAGACTATAGGGCAGGGTTGGAGAGATTGATTGGTGAGAATCTTGATGAAGCAACTGTAGATGACTTGTTGGTATCTGGACATAACAAGGGTGTTTATGATGTCAATCTGGTAATAAGATTGATTACAGTGTTTGTTAATAGTGAAGGGGTGAATTCAGAGAAGATGAAGAAGCTTGGAAGATTAATAGATAATTATTTGAGAGAAATATCTCCTGATCAGAACCTCAACACCTCTAAGTTCCTTGCAGTTGCTGAGAGTTTACCACATTCTGCTAGAGATTGCTTTGATGGGGTCTATAGAGCTATTGATTTCTATCTTCAG TTGATGTTTCACAAATGGCTATTGCATTCCCATCCTACACTTTCTTTTGAAGATAGATCAAGGCTTTGCAGATGTCTCAACTATGAAAAGCTCACATTTGAAGCAAGCAAAGAGCTAGCCAAGAATCCAAGAATCCCACCAAATATTTCAGTTCAAGCACTCATATCACAGCAATCTAAAGTACCCCAAAATGAGATAATGTTATATGGGAGTAATCCCAAAGGCAGCCGGGTGTTGTACCATGATAGCATAGATTCATCATCAGCAGAGAATTTTTCAGAAGGGGCTGAATATATGAAACTAAATTTGCAAAAGATGCAATGGAGAGTGGTAGAATTAGAGAAAGCGTGTAAGGAAATGAAGGGGCAGATGTCAAAGTTGGCAAGGCATAACAGTGCCGTCACCCCTTGCTACAATGCAACTTTGCCAAGATTTTGTTGA